From the genome of Nicotiana sylvestris chromosome 2, ASM39365v2, whole genome shotgun sequence, one region includes:
- the LOC104234115 gene encoding cold-regulated 413 inner membrane protein 1, chloroplastic-like: MMSLSLSLSLSTPTHCFASYNKQRYALGSPQCHQTRISHHKLQHRSSFLGYNPLRVSIDLSGGMMRKRRGGAVCYVAALTPTNLQWVCAISSLVLMIAKGTAIHKSFLVPLFALQAPTTVVSWIQGEYGIWSAFLALIARLFFSFPGELELPFVALLMVIVAPYQVANLRGTKEGVILSLAIAAYLGFQHFTRAGSLQKAFDQGSIIATLAIICIVAMPCLLLI; this comes from the exons atgatgagcctttctctttctctttccctCTCTACTCCTACACACTGTTTTGCTTCCTATAATAAGCAGCGTTATGCTTTGGGATCTCCTCAATGTCATCAAACGAGGATTTCTCATCACAAGTTGCAGCACCGCTCCAGTTTTCTTGGATATAACCCTCTCAG AGTTTCAATTGATTTGAGTGGAGGGATGATGAGGAAGAGACGTGGAGGAGCTGTTTGTTATGTTGCAGCTCTTACTCCTACAAATCTACAGTGGGTCTGTGCTATCTCCTCTCT CGTTCTCATGATTGCAAAGGGCACTGCTATTCACAAGTCCTTTCTTGTTCCTTTATTTGCTTTACAAGCTCCTACGACGGTTGTCTCATGGATCCA GGGTGAATATGGTATTTGGTCTGCATTTTTGGCACTTATTGCTCGTCTCTTCTTCTCCTTTCCTG GTGAACTGGAATTGCCATTTGTAGCATTGTTGATGGTAATTGTGGCTCCTTATCAAGTTGCAAACCTAAG GGGAACAAAGGAAGGTGTTATTCTTTCCTTGGCAATAGCAGCTTATCTGGGTTTCCAGCATTTCACACGTGCTGGCAGCTTGCAGAAGGCATTTGATCAAGGTTCAATAATTGCCACCCTAGCCATCATTTGTATTGTTGCTATGCCATGCTTGCTCTTGATTTGA
- the LOC104234100 gene encoding PLASMODESMATA CALLOSE-BINDING PROTEIN 1 isoform X2, giving the protein MRVSCCFLFCLLIFSGTSFADKPSTKAIRKSKKLAFQEEDITISPSMFSAQQDVPIINPTTPGTTNPNPNPNPNPPTMDIPPPSTTDPFTNPGPFTNPNPSPNTNPNPNPPMNPNPNPTPNTNPNPNPNPNPTNNPGPSTGSWCIASPSASPTALQVALDYACGFGGADCATIQSGASCYEPNTLKDHASYAFNDYYQKNPVPTSCDFGGTAQLTNTDPSSGSCHYASSKTTPTTPPAQPPPTLPPPSPSTMTPVNPYTPVGQNGSGSEPTDYGLEPTGTPNGADNLSSNIQLLFSMASFMVAITITHF; this is encoded by the exons ATGAGAGTTTCTTGCTGCTTTCTCTTTTGTCTTCTTATTTTTTCAG GTACAAGCTTTGCGGACAAACCTTCCACTAAAGCCATCAGAAAAAGCAAAAAACTAGCATTCCAAGAAGAGGACATTACCATTTCACCTTCCATGTTCTCTGCCCAGCAAGATGTTCCCATTATTAATCCAACAACCCCCGGTACAACAAATCCAAACCCGAATCCTAATCCGAACCCCCCCACGATGGATATCCCCCCGCCATCTACCACAGACCCATTCACGAACCCTGGCCCATTCACGAATCCTAACCCTAGCCCAAACACAAATCCAAACCCAAACCCGCCCATGAATCCTAACCCAAATCCAACTCCGAATacgaatccaaatccaaatccaaaccCAAACCCGACCAACAATCCGGGGCCATCTACTGGATCTTGGTGTATAGCCAGCCCCAGTGCTTCACCAACTGCTTTGCAAGTAGCACTGGACTATGCTTGTGGCTTTGGAGGTGCAGATTGTGCAACTATTCAGTCTGGTGCAAGCTGCTATGAGCCAAACACACTTAAAGACCATGCTTCCTATGCTTTCAATGACTACTACCAAAAGAATCCAGTTCCCACAAGCTGTGACTTTGGGGGAACAGCACAACTTACTAATACTGACCCAA GCTCTGGGAGCTGTCACTATGCATCATCAAAAACAACCCCTACTACACCCCCTGCACAGCCACCTCCTACCCTGCCACCTCCAAGTCCCAG CACAATGACGCCGGTAAATCCATACACCCCAGTTGGACAGAATGGTTCTGGTTCAGAACCAACAGATTATGGTTTAGAGCCAACAGGTACTCCCAATGGAGCAGATAACTTATCAAGCAACATCCAGTTACTCTTCTCCATGGCTTCTTTCATGGTGGCAATTACAATAACTCATTTCTGA
- the LOC104234100 gene encoding PLASMODESMATA CALLOSE-BINDING PROTEIN 1 isoform X1: protein MQNLKKKRKTKQTDTYLVLITSGTSFADKPSTKAIRKSKKLAFQEEDITISPSMFSAQQDVPIINPTTPGTTNPNPNPNPNPPTMDIPPPSTTDPFTNPGPFTNPNPSPNTNPNPNPPMNPNPNPTPNTNPNPNPNPNPTNNPGPSTGSWCIASPSASPTALQVALDYACGFGGADCATIQSGASCYEPNTLKDHASYAFNDYYQKNPVPTSCDFGGTAQLTNTDPSSGSCHYASSKTTPTTPPAQPPPTLPPPSPSTMTPVNPYTPVGQNGSGSEPTDYGLEPTGTPNGADNLSSNIQLLFSMASFMVAITITHF from the exons ATGCAGAATCTAAAGAAAAAACGAAAGACAAAACAAACTGACACCTATTTGGTATTAATTACTTCAGGTACAAGCTTTGCGGACAAACCTTCCACTAAAGCCATCAGAAAAAGCAAAAAACTAGCATTCCAAGAAGAGGACATTACCATTTCACCTTCCATGTTCTCTGCCCAGCAAGATGTTCCCATTATTAATCCAACAACCCCCGGTACAACAAATCCAAACCCGAATCCTAATCCGAACCCCCCCACGATGGATATCCCCCCGCCATCTACCACAGACCCATTCACGAACCCTGGCCCATTCACGAATCCTAACCCTAGCCCAAACACAAATCCAAACCCAAACCCGCCCATGAATCCTAACCCAAATCCAACTCCGAATacgaatccaaatccaaatccaaaccCAAACCCGACCAACAATCCGGGGCCATCTACTGGATCTTGGTGTATAGCCAGCCCCAGTGCTTCACCAACTGCTTTGCAAGTAGCACTGGACTATGCTTGTGGCTTTGGAGGTGCAGATTGTGCAACTATTCAGTCTGGTGCAAGCTGCTATGAGCCAAACACACTTAAAGACCATGCTTCCTATGCTTTCAATGACTACTACCAAAAGAATCCAGTTCCCACAAGCTGTGACTTTGGGGGAACAGCACAACTTACTAATACTGACCCAA GCTCTGGGAGCTGTCACTATGCATCATCAAAAACAACCCCTACTACACCCCCTGCACAGCCACCTCCTACCCTGCCACCTCCAAGTCCCAG CACAATGACGCCGGTAAATCCATACACCCCAGTTGGACAGAATGGTTCTGGTTCAGAACCAACAGATTATGGTTTAGAGCCAACAGGTACTCCCAATGGAGCAGATAACTTATCAAGCAACATCCAGTTACTCTTCTCCATGGCTTCTTTCATGGTGGCAATTACAATAACTCATTTCTGA